A part of Paenarthrobacter sp. A20 genomic DNA contains:
- a CDS encoding chorismate mutase produces MTEHNNALSDDADSFNPAASSLAGQVDRAVMDELLSIRSSIDNIDATLVFLLAERFKATQKVGVLKATHKLPAGDPGRESAQIARLRRLAEDAHLDPAFAEKFLNFIISEVIRHHEAIAEDHQISRLQA; encoded by the coding sequence ATGACCGAGCACAACAACGCCCTTTCCGATGACGCCGATTCCTTCAACCCGGCAGCGAGTTCCTTGGCCGGCCAGGTGGACCGTGCCGTCATGGATGAGCTGCTGTCCATTCGGTCAAGCATCGACAACATCGACGCAACACTCGTATTCCTGCTCGCGGAGCGTTTCAAAGCAACCCAAAAGGTAGGGGTGCTCAAGGCCACGCATAAGCTTCCTGCCGGAGACCCGGGCCGCGAGTCTGCCCAGATTGCCCGCCTGCGCCGGCTTGCCGAGGATGCACACCTTGATCCCGCCTTCGCGGAGAAATTCCTGAACTTCATCATCAGCGAAGTGATCCGCCACCACGAAGCCATCGCAGAGGATCACCAGATTTCACGCCTGCAGGCATAG
- the mnmA gene encoding tRNA 2-thiouridine(34) synthase MnmA has product MRVLAAMSGGVDSAVAAARAVEAGHDVVGVHLALSRMPGTLRTGSRGCCTIEDSRDAWRACDVLGIPYYVWDFSERFKEDVVQDFIDEYAAGRTPNPCMRCNERIKFAALLEKAIALGFDAVCTGHYAKVIEDADGNRELHRAADWAKDQSYVLGVLTHEQLKHSMFPLAETPSKAEVRAEAERRGLSVANKPDSHDICFISDGDTRGWLAEKIDMTTGDIVDETGAKVGEHPGANAFTVGQRRGLKLGTPAADGKPRFVLEIRPKENKVVVGPEALLAIDEIRGIKVSWAGLPISEVATGADFDCHAQVRAHGDPVPAVAHVELVDDESGVQRAELVVTLTDPLRGVAPGQTVVLYQGSRVLGQATIDAARSLQRVAL; this is encoded by the coding sequence ATGCGAGTACTTGCAGCAATGAGCGGCGGAGTGGACTCCGCCGTGGCCGCCGCCCGCGCCGTAGAGGCCGGACACGACGTCGTCGGAGTCCACCTCGCGTTGTCGCGGATGCCCGGCACCCTGCGCACCGGAAGCCGGGGCTGCTGCACCATCGAGGACTCCCGTGACGCTTGGCGTGCTTGCGACGTCCTGGGCATCCCCTACTACGTGTGGGACTTCTCGGAACGCTTCAAGGAAGACGTCGTCCAGGACTTCATTGACGAATACGCCGCTGGCCGCACCCCCAACCCCTGCATGCGGTGCAACGAGCGCATCAAATTCGCTGCCCTCTTGGAGAAAGCCATAGCCCTGGGCTTCGACGCCGTATGCACCGGGCACTATGCCAAGGTGATCGAAGATGCCGACGGCAACCGAGAACTCCACCGGGCTGCAGATTGGGCCAAGGACCAGAGCTACGTCCTCGGCGTCCTGACCCATGAGCAGCTCAAGCACTCCATGTTCCCGCTGGCGGAGACCCCGTCCAAGGCAGAAGTGCGCGCCGAAGCGGAACGTCGGGGCCTGTCCGTGGCCAATAAGCCCGACAGCCACGATATCTGCTTCATTTCCGACGGCGACACCCGTGGGTGGCTCGCCGAAAAGATCGACATGACCACCGGCGACATCGTTGACGAGACCGGGGCCAAGGTGGGAGAACACCCCGGCGCCAACGCCTTCACGGTGGGACAGCGTCGCGGCCTCAAGCTGGGAACCCCCGCGGCTGACGGCAAACCACGCTTCGTCCTTGAGATCCGTCCCAAGGAAAACAAGGTAGTTGTGGGACCGGAAGCATTGCTGGCCATCGACGAAATCAGGGGCATCAAGGTTTCGTGGGCAGGGTTGCCCATCTCCGAGGTTGCTACTGGCGCCGACTTTGACTGCCATGCCCAAGTGCGGGCCCACGGTGACCCCGTTCCAGCGGTGGCACACGTTGAATTGGTCGACGACGAATCGGGTGTTCAGCGGGCCGAGCTCGTTGTCACACTGACCGATCCGCTCCGCGGTGTGGCTCCGGGCCAGACCGTGGTCCTTTACCAGGGCAGCCGGGTCTTGGGCCAGGCGACCATCGACGCCGCCCGCTCTCTTCAGCGCGTAGCGCTTTAG
- a CDS encoding ABC transporter permease, protein MSTPALTAPKQPLFSRLPVISHLKKSVGLQRGMLIVGVVLSGLFILTSIFAPLLAPYGYSQLSDESGSFPTQQAPSGEHLLGTTVGGYDVLSRVIWGSQTAVTVIIVSVAMSLFLGVALGLLSGYFGGWLDRILVVVADAIYAFPTLLLAIVISIVISRGQSSFWGGIFSCAFSITVVFVPQYFRVIRAETIRLKAEPFVESAKVLGASSMRIIGRHIFKNATRTLPLMFTLNASEAILTLAGLGFLGFGIEPTSAAEWGFDLNKALADTSSGIWWTGVFPGIAIVLTVLGLTLVGESINDLNDPRIRGRKRAGRTPAPGTPAAPTTPSTPAEAGKP, encoded by the coding sequence ATGAGTACTCCTGCATTGACCGCACCCAAGCAGCCGTTGTTCTCCCGGCTTCCCGTGATTTCGCACCTTAAGAAGAGCGTAGGCCTCCAGCGCGGCATGCTCATCGTCGGCGTCGTCCTCAGCGGGCTTTTCATCCTGACCAGCATCTTCGCACCACTCCTGGCACCGTACGGTTACTCCCAGCTCAGCGATGAGTCGGGTTCGTTCCCCACCCAACAAGCCCCCAGCGGTGAACACCTGCTGGGAACAACAGTGGGAGGCTACGACGTTTTGTCGCGTGTCATTTGGGGCTCGCAGACCGCCGTGACGGTGATCATCGTGTCAGTGGCGATGTCCCTGTTCCTCGGTGTGGCCCTCGGCCTGCTGAGTGGCTATTTCGGCGGCTGGCTGGACAGGATCCTGGTGGTTGTCGCGGATGCCATCTACGCGTTCCCCACCCTCCTCCTGGCCATTGTCATCTCCATCGTGATCAGCCGTGGCCAGTCCAGCTTCTGGGGCGGCATCTTCTCCTGTGCGTTCTCCATAACCGTGGTCTTCGTCCCGCAGTACTTCCGGGTTATCCGCGCCGAGACCATCCGGCTGAAGGCTGAGCCGTTCGTCGAGTCGGCCAAGGTCCTGGGCGCGTCCAGCATGCGCATCATCGGACGCCACATTTTCAAGAATGCCACCCGGACCCTGCCGCTGATGTTCACCCTTAACGCCTCGGAAGCAATCCTGACGCTCGCCGGCCTGGGCTTCCTTGGCTTCGGCATCGAGCCCACTTCCGCTGCTGAATGGGGGTTCGACCTCAACAAGGCCTTGGCTGACACCTCATCCGGTATCTGGTGGACGGGAGTCTTCCCTGGTATTGCGATCGTGCTCACAGTCCTGGGCCTGACATTGGTGGGCGAAAGCATCAATGACCTCAACGACCCCCGGATCCGTGGACGCAAGCGCGCGGGCAGAACACCCGCGCCAGGGACTCCGGCAGCACCAACAACGCCGTCAACCCCGGCAGAGGCAGGTAAGCCATGA
- a CDS encoding DUF4166 domain-containing protein, with protein MNAPIYQLALGDDFTKLTPELQDYFSLAAGSGSYGIGEGTFDVVGCRQKWLRPLLALTGSEQAFFPEYGEGIRFRIENHAHIDPFGRPALTARREIYFPSGTRLFHDTTSAVMPDHGRQSGPERAHLVDHVGRYRRLVTDLDVSVTTEGRLRGVSKASRLFLGPLRLPLPAALDARAYAEQWWDSAEGKHRIQVKVIQPQIGLVLVYAGRFDYRLVPYLPGAAPGTALPRYAEPDRWEKRI; from the coding sequence ATGAACGCCCCGATCTACCAGCTCGCACTTGGCGATGACTTCACCAAGCTGACCCCGGAGCTCCAGGACTACTTCTCGCTGGCCGCCGGTTCCGGTTCCTACGGAATAGGGGAAGGCACCTTTGACGTGGTGGGTTGCCGGCAGAAGTGGCTGCGTCCCCTGCTCGCCCTCACGGGGAGCGAGCAAGCATTCTTCCCGGAGTACGGCGAGGGCATCCGGTTCCGCATCGAGAACCACGCACACATTGATCCTTTTGGACGCCCTGCCCTGACTGCCCGGCGTGAGATCTATTTTCCCTCCGGGACAAGGCTGTTCCACGATACAACGAGCGCGGTCATGCCGGACCACGGCCGGCAGAGCGGACCGGAGCGGGCCCATCTGGTGGACCACGTGGGACGGTATCGGCGGCTGGTGACGGATCTGGATGTCAGTGTCACCACCGAGGGCAGGCTCCGTGGTGTTTCCAAGGCGAGCAGGCTGTTCCTGGGCCCCCTTCGACTTCCTTTGCCGGCAGCGCTGGACGCGCGCGCCTATGCGGAGCAGTGGTGGGACAGTGCCGAGGGCAAACACCGGATCCAGGTCAAGGTGATCCAGCCACAGATCGGATTGGTCCTCGTGTATGCCGGACGCTTCGACTACCGGTTGGTGCCGTACCTGCCCGGAGCAGCACCGGGCACAGCCCTGCCGCGCTACGCAGAACCAGACCGTTGGGAAAAGAGGATCTAG
- a CDS encoding ABC transporter permease gives MTTLIDVPEAEPGIVAPKSKSKGGGGLGRYIVIRFFLIIPTVFILVTLVFFLMRVIGDPITASQGGRLPPDVLAQRIHDAGYDRPVLVQYFEYLGQLITGNFGTTITDRRPVVEVLTTFGAATLELSINALIVALAVGIPFGLIAAQHRDKTPDALLRFFAILCYATPVFFSGLLLKLTFSVWLGWFPVAGRASTRTELTMSGLAAPSGIYWLDALRSGNFTALGDIASHAVLPAIALGLLTAGVFLRLVRTNVIGTLGKDYIEAGRSRGVSEFRLVTKHAYKPALIPIITVMGLQIALMLGGAILTETTFEWKGLGYQLVQYLNARDFVAVQGIVVLLAIIVAVTNFIVDIIAALIDPRVRY, from the coding sequence ATGACAACACTTATAGATGTACCCGAGGCTGAGCCCGGCATCGTAGCTCCCAAGAGCAAGTCCAAAGGCGGGGGAGGGCTGGGCAGATATATCGTGATCAGGTTCTTCCTGATCATTCCCACCGTCTTCATCCTCGTAACGCTGGTCTTCTTCCTGATGCGGGTCATCGGAGACCCCATCACCGCATCCCAAGGCGGACGCCTCCCCCCGGATGTCCTGGCCCAGCGCATCCACGACGCCGGGTACGACCGGCCGGTCCTGGTCCAGTACTTCGAGTACCTTGGCCAGCTCATCACCGGCAATTTCGGAACCACCATCACCGATCGGCGACCAGTGGTGGAGGTGCTGACCACCTTTGGTGCAGCCACGCTTGAGCTTTCCATCAACGCACTGATCGTGGCGCTGGCAGTCGGCATCCCGTTCGGGCTCATCGCAGCCCAGCACCGCGACAAGACTCCGGATGCTCTGCTGAGGTTCTTCGCAATCCTCTGCTACGCCACTCCGGTCTTCTTCTCCGGCCTGCTGCTCAAGCTGACCTTTTCCGTGTGGCTTGGATGGTTCCCGGTGGCGGGGCGCGCCTCCACCCGGACTGAACTGACCATGAGCGGCCTGGCGGCGCCATCCGGTATCTACTGGCTGGACGCACTACGGAGCGGAAACTTCACGGCATTGGGGGACATCGCTTCCCATGCCGTCCTTCCCGCCATAGCACTCGGCCTGCTGACTGCTGGCGTTTTCCTGCGGCTGGTGCGTACCAACGTCATCGGCACGTTGGGAAAGGACTACATCGAGGCCGGTCGCTCCAGGGGCGTCAGTGAGTTCCGGCTGGTGACCAAACACGCTTACAAGCCGGCTCTCATTCCCATCATCACCGTCATGGGGTTGCAGATTGCCCTCATGCTCGGCGGTGCCATCCTGACCGAAACCACCTTTGAATGGAAGGGACTGGGCTACCAGTTGGTGCAATACCTGAATGCCCGCGACTTTGTCGCCGTCCAGGGAATCGTGGTGCTCCTGGCCATCATCGTTGCAGTCACCAACTTCATCGTGGATATCATCGCCGCGCTCATCGACCCCCGAGTGAGGTACTGA
- a CDS encoding caspase family protein: protein MSKAALCVGINKFKFLPQSSWLNGCVNDAEDLAEMLEKHYGFESSAITVLRDAKAVKKTVMAELNKLVDTAVAGTANHIVFTFSSHGTQVPDTNGDEGDRLDEAFACYDINNSGDAWDPDTVISDDELAVLFARLPKGVLMDVVLDTCHSGTGLKSLDLIPGRRPRFLPAPTPRAVIANESKDTRSLRDMVRTAKLSTPVLMAACRSDQTAADALIDGRYNGAFTYNFVKSLLGDSTVGRAEILKQVSKGLKSGGFDQVAQLEASTAAGKAAWGA from the coding sequence ATGAGCAAGGCAGCACTCTGTGTAGGGATCAACAAGTTCAAGTTCCTACCGCAATCGAGTTGGCTCAACGGCTGCGTCAACGATGCCGAAGACCTCGCCGAAATGTTGGAGAAACACTACGGCTTTGAAAGTTCCGCCATCACGGTTCTGCGCGATGCCAAGGCAGTGAAGAAAACGGTGATGGCCGAACTCAACAAGTTGGTGGACACGGCGGTGGCGGGCACAGCCAACCACATCGTCTTCACTTTCTCCAGCCATGGAACGCAAGTGCCGGACACCAACGGAGACGAGGGCGACCGCCTGGATGAGGCCTTCGCATGCTACGACATCAACAATTCCGGTGATGCCTGGGATCCGGACACCGTGATCTCGGACGACGAGCTGGCAGTGCTGTTCGCCCGGCTCCCCAAAGGTGTGCTCATGGACGTTGTGCTGGACACCTGCCACAGTGGGACCGGGCTCAAGTCTTTGGACCTGATTCCCGGTCGCCGCCCCCGCTTCCTGCCGGCTCCTACGCCCCGCGCAGTCATCGCCAACGAATCCAAGGACACCCGCAGCCTGAGGGACATGGTCAGGACCGCGAAACTCTCGACGCCGGTCTTGATGGCCGCTTGCCGTTCTGACCAGACAGCCGCAGATGCCTTGATCGATGGGCGGTATAACGGTGCGTTCACCTACAACTTCGTGAAGTCCCTGCTGGGCGACAGCACGGTGGGACGGGCTGAGATCCTGAAGCAGGTCAGCAAAGGACTCAAGTCCGGCGGCTTCGACCAAGTCGCCCAATTGGAAGCTTCGACGGCGGCAGGCAAGGCTGCTTGGGGCGCCTGA
- a CDS encoding ABC transporter substrate-binding protein: MALNKKALHGVIALAGISALALTACTGPSGGGSSSAPAAAGPIAYGTTDKVTSLDPAGSYDNGSFMVMNQIYSFLLNSKPGGAEPVPDLAESSSFTAPSEYTVKLKSGLKWANGHTLDSKDVKFSFDRQVAINDPAGPASLLTNIESVSTPDATTVVFKLKNANDQTFSQILSSPAAPIVDDEVFPADKVLSDDEIIKANAFYGQYTIDSYKKNELVSFKAFADYQGVLGKPANEAATIKYYASPTNLKLEIQQGAIDVAFRSLSATDIDDLRKDSKVKVLTGPGGEIRYITFNFDTMPYGTKAAGADPAKALAVRQAVANLVDRQAIADQVYKGTYLPLYSNVPSGFLGANESFKDAYGDAGKPSLDKAKKVLADAGITEPVALNLQYNPDHYGGSSGDEYAMVKEQLEKSGLFTVNLQSTEWVTYSKASRADEYPLFQFGWFPDFSDADNYLTPFFPEGGFLKNHYNNATVNELIGKQLTEADKTKREADIKEVQNALAKDISTLPLLQGAQVAVVGSGVNGVDKTLDPSFKFRLGVISK; this comes from the coding sequence ATGGCACTGAACAAGAAGGCCCTGCACGGCGTTATCGCGCTGGCGGGCATCTCCGCGCTCGCTTTGACGGCATGCACGGGACCCTCCGGCGGCGGCTCATCATCTGCCCCGGCTGCCGCGGGCCCCATCGCCTACGGCACCACAGACAAGGTCACGTCCCTGGACCCGGCCGGATCTTACGACAACGGTTCATTCATGGTGATGAACCAGATCTACTCCTTCCTCTTGAACTCCAAGCCCGGCGGTGCGGAGCCAGTACCAGACCTCGCGGAATCGTCGTCGTTCACAGCACCCTCGGAATACACTGTCAAGCTCAAGTCCGGGCTGAAATGGGCCAACGGCCACACGTTGGATTCCAAGGACGTCAAGTTCTCGTTTGATCGGCAAGTGGCCATTAACGACCCCGCTGGTCCGGCATCGTTGCTGACCAACATCGAGAGCGTGAGCACCCCCGACGCCACCACTGTGGTCTTCAAGTTGAAGAACGCAAACGACCAAACGTTCAGCCAGATCCTCAGCAGCCCCGCCGCGCCAATCGTGGACGATGAAGTCTTCCCGGCCGACAAGGTCCTCTCGGACGACGAGATCATCAAGGCGAACGCGTTCTACGGCCAGTACACCATTGACAGCTACAAGAAGAACGAACTTGTCAGCTTCAAGGCCTTCGCCGACTATCAAGGCGTTCTTGGCAAGCCTGCGAACGAGGCAGCCACCATCAAGTACTACGCCAGCCCCACCAACCTGAAGCTGGAAATCCAGCAAGGAGCAATTGACGTTGCCTTCCGCAGCCTGAGCGCCACGGACATCGACGACCTCCGCAAGGACTCGAAGGTCAAGGTCCTTACCGGACCGGGTGGCGAAATCCGCTACATCACGTTCAACTTCGACACCATGCCGTACGGAACGAAGGCTGCAGGCGCAGACCCGGCCAAGGCACTCGCCGTTCGCCAGGCCGTGGCCAACCTCGTTGACCGCCAGGCCATTGCCGATCAGGTCTACAAGGGCACCTACCTGCCCCTGTACTCCAACGTTCCGAGCGGCTTCCTCGGCGCCAACGAGTCCTTCAAGGATGCTTACGGCGATGCGGGAAAGCCAAGCCTGGACAAGGCCAAGAAGGTCCTGGCCGACGCCGGCATTACGGAACCCGTCGCACTGAACCTGCAGTACAACCCGGACCACTACGGCGGATCCTCCGGAGACGAATACGCCATGGTCAAGGAGCAGTTGGAGAAGTCCGGCCTCTTCACGGTGAACCTGCAGTCCACCGAATGGGTCACGTACAGCAAGGCCAGCCGTGCCGACGAGTACCCGTTGTTCCAGTTTGGTTGGTTCCCCGACTTCAGCGATGCCGATAACTACCTCACTCCGTTCTTCCCCGAGGGCGGCTTCCTGAAGAACCACTACAACAACGCCACGGTGAACGAGCTCATCGGCAAGCAGCTCACCGAAGCAGACAAGACCAAGCGCGAAGCGGACATCAAGGAAGTCCAGAACGCGCTGGCCAAGGACATCTCCACCCTGCCCCTGCTCCAGGGTGCTCAGGTGGCGGTGGTCGGAAGTGGCGTGAACGGCGTCGACAAGACCCTGGATCCGTCCTTCAAGTTCCGTCTCGGAGTAATTTCCAAGTAG
- a CDS encoding NADPH-dependent F420 reductase, translating into MKIAVLGTGMVGHALAGKLVSLGHEVTMGSREPGNPRGEEWARQAGTQAHAGSFADAAGQSELIVNATPGTVSLAALAEAGEANLKGKILLDVSNALDSSSGFPPSLAVCNTDSIAETIQRTYPDVRVVKSLNTVSAPVMVEPARLPGPHDIFMAGNDQGAKSTVSGLLQEFGWAPEHIRDLGGLDAARGLEMWLPLWLRIFMQQPQGKMFNIGIVSE; encoded by the coding sequence ATGAAAATCGCGGTTCTGGGCACGGGTATGGTGGGGCACGCCCTGGCGGGCAAGCTGGTGTCCTTGGGACATGAAGTAACCATGGGATCCCGGGAACCCGGCAATCCGAGGGGAGAGGAATGGGCCCGGCAGGCCGGCACACAGGCCCATGCCGGCTCCTTCGCCGATGCAGCAGGGCAATCCGAGCTGATTGTGAACGCCACGCCGGGCACTGTGAGCCTGGCAGCCCTCGCCGAGGCAGGCGAAGCCAACCTCAAGGGCAAGATCCTGCTGGACGTGTCCAATGCCCTGGACTCTTCGAGTGGCTTTCCCCCATCACTGGCCGTATGCAATACGGACAGCATCGCTGAGACCATCCAGCGGACATATCCGGACGTTCGGGTGGTCAAATCTCTGAATACGGTCAGCGCGCCGGTCATGGTGGAGCCGGCCAGGCTCCCCGGTCCCCATGACATTTTCATGGCTGGCAATGACCAAGGGGCCAAGTCCACTGTCTCCGGGTTGCTGCAGGAATTCGGCTGGGCACCTGAGCACATCAGGGACCTTGGCGGCCTCGACGCTGCCCGCGGATTGGAGATGTGGCTGCCGCTATGGCTCCGGATCTTCATGCAGCAGCCGCAGGGAAAAATGTTCAACATCGGTATCGTTTCCGAATAG
- a CDS encoding ABC transporter ATP-binding protein, which yields MTTNLGNVSDRAGSGQPVLTIDRLQVTFATDGGDVHAVKDVSLDVKAGEVVAIVGESGSGKTVTAKTILGLLPETAISSGAVVINGNNVISVSKSTLRKIRGRDVAMVFQEPSTALNPVFTVGWQIAEGIRAHATDGKRVSAKEAKQRATEALRKVGIPDPETRVNYYPHQFSGGQKQRVVIAAALALNPGLIVADEPTTALDVTVQAEILQLLRDLRDNYGTSIVLITHNMGVVADLADRVVVMYQGDVVEEAPSRVLFADPQEDYTKKLLAAVPHLGRHSASEGARGRLHQDGKILVEAKNLTIEYPGRFGRHGFKAVDNVSFTVSENEVFGLVGESGSGKSTIGRAIAGLNRTTGGSLKVLGYEMLDFKERTFRPLRKEIGFVFQDPAASFNPHLTIGECVAEPLMIHTKPSAAEARKKVGELLESVQLPASYAQRYPHELSGGQRQRASLARSLALNPRLLIADEPTSALDVSVQAKVLDLFKDIQEQFGFAALFISHDLAVVDMLSHWVGVLYKGQLVEQGIGNHVMGSPQHDYTKRLIASLPVPDPDEQARRREAHRALLGG from the coding sequence ATGACCACCAACCTTGGAAATGTGTCGGACCGGGCGGGCAGTGGCCAGCCGGTTCTCACCATCGACCGTCTCCAGGTCACCTTCGCCACCGATGGCGGCGATGTGCACGCCGTCAAGGACGTAAGCCTTGACGTGAAGGCTGGTGAAGTCGTTGCGATCGTGGGCGAGTCGGGATCCGGCAAGACCGTGACCGCCAAGACCATCCTTGGCCTGCTCCCGGAAACAGCCATTAGTTCGGGCGCGGTGGTGATCAACGGCAACAACGTGATCAGCGTCAGCAAATCCACGCTCCGCAAGATCCGCGGACGCGATGTGGCCATGGTGTTCCAGGAACCTTCCACGGCTTTGAATCCCGTCTTTACCGTTGGCTGGCAAATTGCCGAAGGCATCCGGGCGCACGCAACCGACGGCAAGCGCGTCTCCGCCAAGGAGGCAAAGCAACGGGCAACCGAGGCACTGCGCAAGGTGGGTATCCCCGACCCTGAAACCCGGGTCAACTACTACCCGCACCAGTTCTCCGGCGGCCAGAAACAGCGCGTGGTCATCGCGGCGGCGCTGGCCCTGAACCCGGGGCTGATCGTGGCCGATGAGCCGACCACCGCGTTGGATGTCACGGTTCAAGCGGAAATCCTGCAGCTCCTGCGTGATTTGAGGGACAACTATGGGACCTCGATTGTGCTCATCACCCACAACATGGGTGTGGTTGCCGATCTCGCGGACAGGGTAGTGGTCATGTACCAGGGCGACGTGGTGGAGGAAGCTCCTTCCCGGGTCCTCTTCGCTGATCCACAAGAGGACTACACCAAGAAGCTGCTGGCGGCCGTGCCGCATCTGGGACGCCATTCGGCTTCGGAAGGCGCCCGGGGGCGCCTCCACCAGGACGGCAAAATCCTGGTGGAAGCGAAGAACCTCACCATCGAATACCCGGGCAGGTTCGGCAGGCACGGGTTCAAAGCCGTGGACAACGTCAGCTTCACGGTCTCGGAGAACGAGGTCTTTGGCCTGGTGGGGGAGTCCGGCTCGGGCAAGTCGACCATCGGACGGGCCATTGCGGGGCTGAACCGGACAACCGGCGGCAGCCTGAAGGTGCTGGGCTACGAAATGCTGGATTTCAAGGAGCGTACTTTCCGTCCGCTCCGCAAGGAGATCGGCTTCGTCTTCCAGGATCCGGCGGCCTCGTTCAATCCGCACCTCACCATCGGTGAGTGCGTCGCTGAACCGCTCATGATCCACACCAAGCCGAGCGCGGCTGAGGCGAGGAAAAAGGTAGGTGAGCTGCTCGAGTCAGTCCAGCTGCCGGCGTCGTACGCGCAACGCTACCCGCACGAGCTGTCCGGCGGGCAGCGGCAGCGCGCCTCCTTGGCGAGGTCGCTGGCGCTGAACCCACGCCTCCTGATCGCCGACGAACCCACCTCCGCCTTGGACGTTTCCGTTCAGGCGAAGGTCCTGGACCTGTTCAAGGACATCCAGGAGCAGTTCGGTTTTGCGGCGCTGTTCATCAGCCACGACCTCGCTGTGGTGGACATGTTGTCCCACTGGGTGGGGGTTCTCTACAAGGGCCAACTGGTGGAGCAGGGGATCGGGAACCATGTGATGGGCTCGCCTCAGCACGACTACACCAAGCGGCTCATTGCGTCCCTGCCGGTACCGGACCCTGACGAACAGGCACGACGGCGGGAAGCCCACCGCGCGCTGCTGGGCGGCTAG
- a CDS encoding NAD(P)/FAD-dependent oxidoreductase, with protein sequence MAHERIVIAGGGLAGATAARTLRSEGYSGPITLIGAENRIPYIRPPLSKEFLVEKVGDDAVEVMPAGWYQDNDVEVLLASPVSGINPGDHEVALSNGRGLGYTKLLLATGAQPRTVPIPGADLDGVMTFRTFDDSLRLRSLLREGGRSVVMIGSGWIGMELSAAARTYGNEVTLLGLEDIPLSAAIGPRLGRYFQQIHTEHGVHFRLPASAAGIEGKHGKPTAVRTNTGETLAADVVIIAVGVVPNTALAEAAGLALRNGILVDAGLHTSAPDVFAAGDVANAFHPFTGEHHRSEHWANALNGGKVAAKSMLGQEAVLDVVPYFYTDQFDLSMEYSGFPSLASGVEPVIRGSLDDGSFIAFWLREQQVVAGMSVNQRRVQKPIKALISSRVRADVALLTDPGVPLEELLPGGHRS encoded by the coding sequence ATGGCACACGAACGAATCGTCATCGCCGGCGGTGGGCTTGCCGGCGCCACCGCAGCCCGGACATTGCGGTCCGAAGGCTATTCGGGTCCCATCACACTGATTGGCGCCGAGAACCGGATTCCCTACATCCGTCCGCCGTTGTCCAAGGAATTCCTCGTGGAAAAGGTGGGAGACGATGCCGTAGAGGTGATGCCGGCCGGTTGGTACCAGGACAATGACGTCGAGGTCCTCCTCGCCAGCCCCGTGAGCGGGATCAACCCGGGAGACCATGAGGTCGCCCTGTCCAATGGCCGGGGCCTGGGATACACCAAGCTGCTTCTGGCAACCGGCGCACAACCGCGGACAGTCCCGATCCCCGGCGCAGACCTGGACGGCGTGATGACGTTCCGGACCTTTGACGACAGTCTGCGGCTCAGATCCCTCCTCAGGGAAGGGGGCCGAAGCGTCGTCATGATCGGGTCAGGCTGGATCGGAATGGAACTGTCAGCGGCTGCGCGCACCTACGGCAACGAGGTCACCCTGCTAGGTCTCGAAGACATTCCCCTGAGCGCGGCAATCGGGCCCAGGCTTGGCAGGTATTTCCAACAAATCCATACCGAACATGGCGTCCACTTCCGGCTTCCCGCCAGCGCCGCAGGGATTGAAGGGAAGCACGGCAAGCCCACAGCGGTCCGGACGAATACCGGGGAAACGCTGGCAGCCGACGTCGTCATCATTGCAGTTGGCGTTGTGCCGAATACAGCACTTGCCGAAGCAGCCGGGCTCGCACTCCGCAACGGAATCCTGGTGGACGCGGGACTCCACACCAGCGCGCCCGACGTCTTCGCAGCTGGAGACGTGGCAAATGCCTTCCACCCCTTCACCGGGGAACATCACCGCAGCGAACACTGGGCCAATGCGCTCAACGGCGGGAAGGTGGCCGCAAAGTCCATGCTTGGCCAGGAAGCCGTTTTGGATGTAGTGCCCTACTTCTATACGGACCAGTTCGATCTCAGCATGGAGTACTCGGGGTTTCCGTCCCTGGCGTCCGGCGTTGAGCCTGTCATCCGCGGCTCACTGGATGACGGCAGCTTCATTGCCTTCTGGTTGCGGGAACAGCAGGTAGTTGCCGGCATGAGCGTCAACCAGCGCCGCGTGCAAAAACCCATCAAAGCGTTGATTTCGAGTCGCGTCCGCGCGGACGTCGCTCTGCTTACGGATCCCGGGGTGCCGCTGGAGGAACTCTTGCCCGGCGGGCATCGAAGTTAG